CTTCGTCGGACAACGCGGCATGGTTGATCGCACTGGTGAGGCGCCGCGCAAACACGCGGCTGTTACGCAGCGCAAGATCGATGTACTCCAGCGAATGCTCCAAACCGGCGAGTTCGTCGCGATGCCTCCTGTGGGCTGGTGCCAGCGTCGCAACTTCACCGGAAGCCCGTAAAGTCTGCCGCATCCGGTCCACCAGCGGCTGGCAGTTTCGGCCACGTATCAGGGCATGCCAGGCCTGGGTGGAATCGCTGTCGATCATGGCCTTGGCACATTCACGCAGCACTTCCGCGAGCTCATACAAGATTTTCTGTACGTCCTTGCGGGGCTCCCGCCGCGGATCCTTCGGCACCAGAATGGTCACCAGCAACGCAAAAACGCCGCCGATCACGGCGTCCAAACTTCGCGTGAAAGGCCCGCCGGCCGGCGCCGGCAGCAGCACCACCAGCAACGACTGCAAACCCAGTTGGGTGGTGAAGATCGTGCCGCTGTCCAGGAACCTGGCCAACAGGATAGAGAAGAGAAGAACGACGGCGGCCTGCCAGATCCCGGCGCCCAGCCAGTGAAGCAGCAGGTCGCCAACCACGATGCCCAGTGTGCAGCCAAGGCCTACCTCGATCACGCGACGCAGACGCGGATCGCGGGAGAAGCCGAGCGCTATCAAGGATGAAGTAGCAGCGAACAGCGGCCCTTGATGACCGAGCACGTACTCAGCGAAAGCGTAGGCGCCCACAGCACACACCGTCATCTGGATGGCCGGCGTCAGGGAATTGCGGCTACGGACCAGGCCCGTCCGGACTCTGGCACGCAGGAACCTCTTGCTTGCAGAAAATCCCTTCGCGGCGGCCATGCGTTCCAGTCTATTTGCCCGGCTGGCGTTCCTACGAAGTGCAACTACCGCAGGGCATGTTCCGCTCAAGGTGGCGCGCGCCGCATAACCCAATGGTCCGCCGTCGTTCACCTTCCGTTCACCTTTCACCGCAGGTCCCGTTACCTGCGCTCCTTACCTTCAGTAAAGGAACACATTGGTCCATAGCTCGCGCACGCCGAAATCTCCGTTCGGCCCGCATCGAAGAATCCCTGGAAGGGGCACATCCAAGTGAAGGCAACTCACTTCGGCCGCAACGCGGCAATCGCGGTCATCGCAGCCGGCGCTCTCGCGCTCACTGCTTGCGGTTCAGACAACGCAACGGGCACCACTGGCGGCACCCAGTCGGCAGCCTCCGGCCCCAAGGTCACCGGCACCCTGACCGGCATTGGCGCCTCCTCCACCGGCGCAGCAATGGACGCCTGGAAGGCCGGCTTCTCCGCCGCAAACTCCGGCGCAACAGTTCAGTACTCCCCGGACGGCTCCGGCGCAGGCCGCAAGGCCATCATCGATGGCTCGGCGCAGTTCGCCGGCTCGGACGCCTACCTGAAGGACGAGGAGCTCGAAAGCTCCAAGGCCAAGTGCGGCCCCGAAGGCGCCATCAACATCCCGGTGTACATCTCCCCGATCGCTGTTGCCTTCAACGTCCCGGGCGTCACGGACCTGAAGCTCGACGCCGTCACCGTGGCCAAGATCTTCCGCGGCGAAATCGCCAACTGGAACGATCCCGCAATCGCCGCCCTCAACGAAGGCGTCACCCTGCCGGACCTCAAGGTCACCCCCGTAAACCGCTCTGACGACTCCGGCACCACCACTAACTTCACCGACTACCTCGCAGCTGCTGCTCCCGAGGTTTGGACGGACAAGGCCGCCGGCATCTGGCCTGCAACACTTCCGGGCGAAAACGCCAAGGGCACTTCCGGTGTCGTCAAGGTTGTCACCGACACCCCGGGTGCCGTGACCTACGCCGATGACTCCGCTGTTTCCGGCAAGCTGGGCACCGCGTCCATCAAGGTTGGCGACGAGTTCGTCAAGATCTCCGCCGAAGCCGCTGCCAAGGCCGTCGAAGCCGGCAAGCCCGTTGACGGCCGCGCCGCCAACGACGTCGCCATCAAGCTGGACCGCAAGACCACGGCATCGGGCGCCTACCCCGTAGTCCTCGTTTCGTACCACGTTGTCTGCACCACGTACGAGACCAAGGAAGTTGCTGACCTGGTCAAGGGCTTCGAAACCTACGTCGTTTCCGACGAAGGACAGAAGACCGCAGCTGACGCCGCGAAGTCCGCACCGCTCTCCAAGACGCTGCAGGACAAGGCAAAGGCCGCTATCGAAACCATCAAGGCCAAGGCCTAAGGTTTCCCGGCGGGTTTGCTGAACCCGGCTGAACACTGAAGTTCCCTGTCCCGCGCGGGGTGGCCGCAGAGCCGCTCCGCGCAGGGCAGGGAACTTAGCCATGTAAGACCAGTTCACTGAGACTGAAGGATCGTGAAGTGACCACCAACTCCCTGACAACCTCCCAAGGCGCAGGACGCGCCGGGGACAAGGTTTTCTCCGGGGCCGCCATGGCCGCAGGGTGCCTGATTCTCGCGGTCCTCTTCGGAGTCGCGTTGTTCCTTGTGGTGCAGGCAATCCCTGCCCTGACCGCTCCGGCTGAGGACATCCAGGGCGGCAACGGCTTCTTCGCCTACATCGCCCCGATTGTGGTGGGCACACTGATTGCCGCCGTGATCGCCCTCGTCATCGCCACCCCCGTGGCAATCGGCGTGGCACTGTTCATTTCGCACTACGCCCCCCGCCGGCTCGCTTCCGGTTTGGGCTACGTGGTGGACCTCCTCGCCGCCATCCCCTCCGTGGTCTACGGCGCCTGGGGTGCGGCTTTCCTGGCCAAGGAAATCTCCCCGGCCTACGACTGGCTGGCCACCTACCTCGGTTGGATCCCGATCTTCGAGGGACCGGCATCCGCCACTGGCAAGACCATCCTGACCGCAGGCATCGTCCTCTCCGTCATGGTCCTGCCCATCATTACCTCCCTGTCCCGCGAAATCTTCCTGCAGACCCCCAAGCTGCACGAGGAAGCAGCGCTCGCACTCGGAGCTACCCGCTGGGAAATGATCAAAATGGCCGTGCTGCCCTTCGGCCGCCCGGGCATTATCAGCGCCATCATGCTGGGCCTCGGGCGAGCACTAGGTGAGACCATGGCCGTTGCCCTGGTGCTCTCCTCCGGTGTCCTCACCGCGAGCCTCATCCAGTCCGGCAACCAGACCATCGCCGCGGAAATCGCCCTGAACTTCCCGGAAGCCAGCGGTATCAAGGTCAACACGTTGATCGCCGCCGGTCTGGTGCTGTTCGTCATCACCCTGGGCGTGAACATGATCGCCCGCTGGATCATCACCCGGCACAAAGAATTCTCGGGAGCCAACTAAATGTCCGCCACAGTAGTCCGCAAGCGCTCAGCGCTCACCAAGGGCCAACTGCCCAAGTTCGCGCCCTACATTGTCCTGGCCGTCGCACTGATCGTCGGCGCGGCCATCTTGGCGCTCATCGGCTTCAATGCCTTCGGGTGGGGCATTGTCTCCGCCATCCTGTTCGCCGTGGGCCTGGTCTCCTGGAGCGGTGCCGTTGAAGGTGCCCGCAAGGCCAAGGACAAGCTCGCCACGTGCCTGGTGGTTGGTGCCTTCCTGGTTGCGTTGCTGCCCCTGATCTCGGTCATCGTCACAGTGCTGGTCAACGGCATCCCCGGCCTCATCACTCCCGGCTTCCTGGGCACCTCCATGAACGGTGTCACGGGTGCTTTCGACAACAAGGCAGTGGAGGAAGGCGCCCCTGTCCTGGGCGGCATCTACCACGCACTGTTGGGCACCATCCAGATCACACTCCTTGCTACGGTCATCTCAGTGCCCGTGGGCCTCCTCACCGCGATCTACCTCGTGGAATATGGCAACGATCGTCCGCTGGCCCGCGCCATCACGTTCTTCGTGGATGTCATGACCGGCATCCCGTCCATCGTGGCCGGCCTCTTCGCGGCAGCGTTCTTCTTCGCCATCGTGGGCCCCGGCACCAAGACCGGTGCGGTAGCCGCCGTCGCGCTTTCCGTCCTGATGATCCCTGTTGTGGTTCGCTCCAGCGAGGAAATGCTGAAGATCGTCCCGAACGAGCTCCGCGAGGCCTCCTACGCGCTGGGCGTCCGTAAGTGGCGCACCATCACCAAAGTGGTTATTCCGACGGCGATCTCCGGTATCGCTTCCGGCGTCACCTTGGCGATCGCCCGCGTTATCGGCGAAACCGCGCCGATCCTGGTGACCGCAGGCTTCGCCACCACCATCAACAACAATGTGTTCGGTGGTTGGATGGCCTCGCTGCCCACGTTCATTTACACGCAGATCCTCAACCCGACGTCGCCGTCCAACCCTGCTCCCTCGGACCAGCGTGCCTGGGGCGCCGCGCTGGTGCTGATCATCCTGGTGATGCTCCTGAATCTGGGAGCCCGCCTCATCGCCCGTCTGTTCGCACCCAAAACGGGACGCTAGCCGGGCCGACCGCCAGTTATCGGGCGGCACCTTCAAACTTCCACACCCCCAAGGAACAAAGGAACACCATGTCTAAGCGCATCGACGTCAAAGACCTGAATGTCTACTACGGCAACTTCCTGGCCGTCGAGGACGTCAACATCAACATCCAAGCCAAGTCCGTCACGGCCTTCATCGGCCCGTCCGGCTGCGGCAAGTCCACCTTCCTCCGTACGCTGAACCGTATGCACGAGGTCCTTCCCGGCGCACGCGTCGAAGGCGAAGTACTTCTGGACGGCGACAACCTCTACGGTCCTGGCGTGGACCCCGTAACCGTCCGCACGCAGGTGGGCATGGTCTTCCAGCGCCCCAACCCGTTCCCCACCATGTCCATCCGAGACAACGTGCTGGCCGGCGTGAAGCTGAACAACAAGAAGATCTCCAAGGGCGCAGCCGATGCCCTCGTTGAGAAGTCTCTGGTGGGCGCCAACCTGTGGAACGAGGTCAAAGACCGCTTGGACAAGCCGGGCTCCGGCCTTTCCGGTGGCCAGCAGCAGCGTCTGTGCATCGCCCGCGCGATCGCCGTTGAGCCCCAGGTGATCCTCATGGACGAGCCCTGCTCCGCGCTGGACCCCATCTCTACCCTGGCCGTTGAGGACCTTATCAACGAGCTCAAGGACCAGTACACCGTTGTCATCGTCACGCACAACATGCAGCAGGCCGCGCGTGTGTCCGACAAGACCGCGTTCTTCAACATCGCAGGCACGGGCAAGCCCGGCAAGCTGATCGAGTTCGCTGACACCACCAGCATCTTCAATAACCCTGGTCAGAAAGCAACGGAAGACTACGTCTCCGGCCGCTTCGGATAAGGGGTTCTACAGGTTCCGGCTTCTCTGGGGGGAGTCGGCACAGAACGACGGCGGCCGTCGCCTTGGGGGTACGGCCGCCGTCGTTCTTTCTTGGGTTTACAGGTCCGCGAGGGGCGAGAACGCCAGCTCCAGGATGAAGGCCGCGGCTGCCGTGATCAACGGTGTGGCCACCCAGAACAACAGCACCCTCCTGACCAGGCGCCTGTTGACGGTGTGGAACCGCTGATTCACGCCCGAACCCAGCACGGCGGCGGTCAACGTGTGGGTGGTGGAAAGCGGCAGGTGAAATCCGATGGCGCCGATGAAGAGCATTACGGACGTCAGAGTCTGCGCCACGAAACCGCGCAGCGGATCCACCCGAATAAGTTTGTGGCCGAGGGTGTGGGAGATTCGCCAGCCGCCGAACATGGTGCCCGCAGTGAGCATGATGGCGGTGACCAGTAGGATCCACAGAGGCACGTCGCTGCCGCTGGACAGGCCCGCGGCCACCATGGCCAGCACCATGACAGCGGCCGTGCGCTGACCGTCCTGGAGCCCGTGGCCGAATGCCACAGCCGCAGTCGAGATGGCCTGTGCCCGCCGGAACCGCCGGTTCACCACGTTGGGTTGGGTGTAGCGGGCAGCCCACGTGACAGGCCACACCAGCAGGTATGCGGCCACGAAGGCGATGACGGGGGAGAGCACCAGGGGCAGGGCAACCTGGGTTAGCAGGACATTGTCCATGCCTCCCACAGCGTTGCCGCCCACAAGGACACTCGCGGCCCCGGCGCCGATGAGGCCGCCGATCAATGAGTTCGTGGAGGATAAGGGAATTCCCCGCCACCACGCGTACACGCCCCACAAGATGGCGGCGGTAAGCGCGGACGCCAGCATGGTGAGCCCACTGGTGCCCTCCGGCAACGTGATCCACGATTGCGTGAAGGCGAGGATAAAGGTGCCGCTGAGCATGGCACCCACAAAGTTGAAGATGGCAGCCAGGAGCACCGCGATTGACGGCGTGAGGGCACGGGTCCGCGTGGACAGCGCGACGGCGTTGGAGACGTCGCGGAAGCCGTTGAGGAACGCGAACCCGGAGGCCAAAGCAACGACGAGGACCAGGAAGGCGATGGTCACGTCATGATTCCTTGACGATGATGCTGCCTACCTGCGTGGCGACCTTCCGCATGTCCTTGGTAACTTCCACCAGCTGGTTGGCGATGTCCCGGTGCCGCGCGTACTGCGTGGACTTCATATCCTTGAGCATCTCGGCCACCCAGATCCGGTGCGACCGCTCTGCACGCTTGGCCAGGCGAAGGATCTCGATCCAGTAGTCCTCAAGTTCGTCCAGGTCCTCGAGTTTCCGCATGGCATCCACGGTGAGCTCAGCTTGGCGGCTGATGATCTCCAGCTGGTCTGCAGCACGCTTGGGCAGGCGATCCAGTTTGTAGAGCGCCACGAGGTCTCCGGCAGCATCAAGCTTCTCCATGGCCTCATTGAGGTGGCGGGACAGTGTGTACATGTCCTCGCGGGGGAGGGGGTTCACGAAGCTGGTGCGCATGTGAGTCAGCAGCGCGAAGTGGAGGTCCAGGGACTTGGACTCGTGCTCGTGCAGTTCTTCTGCGAGGCGCTGGTGCTCACTGGCAGGCGCGCCAAGGATTTCGGAGAGCGTTCCAGTAGCGGCAACAATGACGCCGGCCATCTGCGCGAGCAGTACGAGCCCGGCAGGTTCCTGGGGAAAAAGGCGCAGCTTCATTTCGCTTCCGGGCTGGGGACGGGCGGGCGGCGGGCGGCTTGACTTGACGCAGCCCATTTCGATCCCAACTTTACCGGTCCGGCGACGACGCTTGGAAAGCGACCGGGAGCGTGGCGGGCAGTTGTCCCCATCGCTGAGCGTGGGGAATCGTGCAATGCTGGTCACACACCGAATTAATCCAATCAATGGGGGAATTGTGCGTCTCAACAATGTAGTGAAAATCACCAGCCTCGCGGCGGCTGGCCTGCTGGCACTGACCGCCTGTGGCGGAGCAACGGCGGGCTCGACGACGGGTGGTTCCGAGTCGTCGTCGTCTTCGTCTGCGTCAGCATCGCCCTCAGCGTCCGCCTCCCCGTTGGCCTCGACGTCGTCGGAAGGTGCCGGGACCTCCTCGGGCTCGTACAAGGTGGCGGCCTGGGCGTTGCCCATCTCTGAGGCGGGGGACAAGCTGGGCAGCCTCAAGGGCGAGAGCTTCAGCGTGGACATCTACCAGGTGGCCACCGACGTGGCGTCCAAGGACAGCATGTTCGTGGACAAGGAAACCAAGGAAAACCTGCTCAAGAAGGGCGACCCCGTGGTGTACCTGAACTACGTGGTCACCAACACCTCGTCCGCAGACATTCCCCTGAGCCACTCGCTGGTCACTCCAAAGGCCAAGTACTTGGACTGGAAGTACCTCGGCGGCATGCCCTCGGATTCCAGCAGCGACGGGTACAAGAAGCACGGGCTGAGCAGCACCGGAACCAAGCTCAAGGAGAAGGCCCCGTTCGTGCTGAAGCCGGGTGAGTCCTTCAATATCGCTGAAAACTTCGGCTATACCGCGGGCAAGGAAACTGAAATCTCGGCCACCATGACGCCCCAGGATGCCGCCGGCGACCTTGATCACGACAAGAAGGACAAGGCGGAAACCACTGTCACGCTGAAGTAGTCCTGCTGGTCTGCCCGGGTCCGCCTCAGCGCCGGCCCGGGCAAACTGCGTCAGGGCATAAAAATGGTGCCGAACCGGATACGCCTCTCGGCGGTAGGCCGCTCGAAGCGGCTGTAAGTTGAAGCCCGGGGGTTTCGCGGTTCGACACCAGTTTTAGTTTTCACCGTCAGGCGGGCTAAGTCAACATTGACAGGCCGGGCCCAACGTGGGTAAGTTTCGCCTCTTTTGCTGCTTAGTCGAGCTCTCCCAGGCGCCACGCGTTGGCCGCATGCTCGAGGTCTTCGGCCGTCTTTACCAGCTGGTGCGAATTGCGTGTGAGCTTGCTGGCGTGGCCTTCATTGCTGTGTTCAGCACCGTCGGCGAGGGTCGCCTGGCCGAGCGCCACTACCCGGCAGAATGCCGCGGAACGTTCCAGCGCGACGTCGAACTCGCCGTCGAAGGCGCCGGACAAAATGGCGTCGGCCATGGTCTTCATTTCATCTGCTCCGGGCGGCTCAGCTGCGCCGGCCACCACGTTGGAAACCTGCGCGGTGTCGCGTCCGGCCCTGAAATAGACCGAGATTTTCTCGGGGTTCTGGATGGTGGCGGCGCGGAGGGCGTAAAGCCTCCAGAGCGCGCCCGGAAGGCTTCGCGCGGGGCTCTCAGCCCACATCTCGGCGATGGCTTCAAGGCCCTGTTCGTCGGCCAGTTTCACCAGCCGGCGCGTGACCTTGGGGTCGTCGCTGTCGCGGCCCCGTCTGACGAGGGCTTGTGCCGCGAGGTGCGCGGCCTCGGAAACGCGCGCGGGGTCAGCCCCACCTGCGAACGGTTCGAAATCGATGGGCGCGAAGGGCTTGGGCTTGTGGTGCCTGTTTGCTCCGCCGTACGCACGTGATCCTGGCTGTTCGCTCATGACTTCACCGTACTCCTGTGCTCTGGTGGGGTCGAGTAACGGTTGTCGGGGCGGTTGTTCCTGTACCTCTGTGCCGCCACCACTTACTTTGCCGCCGCATCACGCGCGACACACCGCTACGGCCGCGCGTCGCCGTCGAACCTGTTCCCAAAGTGGGTGACGACGGCGCATGTCACCTTGAGTTCCTTGTCTGCCTTGACGTTGGGGTACAGTATTCATGGCTGTTTCTACAGCTGGAGGGGCCTTTAGCTCAGTTGGTAGAGCATCGGACTTTTAATCCGTGGGTCGTGGGTTCGATCCCCACAGGGCCCACCCTCCTAGGCAGGCCGGAGACGTTGAGTCTCCGGCCTGTTTTTTGTCTCCGCCCGGACGCCCGGACCCCCGTCAACGGACAATTCACCTCCGCACGCAGGGGTGAATTGTCCGTTGGGCGGGGTTCCCCAAAAAAACTTCTTGACTCCTGCACCAAGGCCACGCCAGCATGGTTTCTATAACGTTGTAGAAATCGGCAAAGAACCAGCAGAAAAGGACCCCCCCTTTGGGAAACCAAGAAAACCCCACGGCTAAAATCACCATCGACCCCGCCTTCGTCGTCGGGCCTGTCAGGAGGAAGACTTTCGGCGCTTTCGTGGAGCACCTGGGCCGCTGCGTCTACACGGGCATCTTTGAGCCGGAGCACCCCAAGGCCGACGAGGACGGGTTCCGCACGGACGTCCTTGAGCTCACCAAGGAACTCGGCGTCTCCACGGTCCGCTACCCGGGCGGCAACTTCGTCTCGGGCTATCGCTGGGAAGACGGGGTAGGGCCCAAGGGGGACCGCCCCACGCGCCTCGACCTCGCCTGGCACTCCAGCGACCCCAATCTGGTGGGCGTGGACGAGTTCGCCAAATGGTCGGAGAAAGCCGGGGTTGAGCCCATGATGGCCGTCAACCTCGGCACAAGAGGAACCCAGGAAGCCCTTGACCTGCTGGAATACTCCAATATCAAGGGTGGAACGGCCCTGTCCGAACAGCGCAAGGCGAATGGCGCCGTCGAACCTCACAACATCAAGATGTGGTGCCTCGGGAACGAGATGGACGGCTTCTGGCAGATCGGCCACAAGAAGGCCGGCGAGTATGCACGGGTCGCCGCCGAAACCGCGCGGGCCATGCGCATGGTCAACCCGGATCTGGAGCTGGTGGCGTGCGGAAGCTCGGCACCCACCATGCCCACGTTCGGCGAATGGGAACGCGTGGTCCTCAACGAGACCTACGAACTGGTGGACCTGATTTCGGCGCACCAGTACTTCGAGGACTTCGGAGACCTGCAGGAGCACTTGTCCGCAGGGCACCGCATGGAGGCGTTCATCAAGGATCTGGTGTCGCACATTGACCATGTGAAGTCGGCCATCAAGTCACAAAAGCAGGTCAACATTTCCTTCGATGAATGGAATGTCTGGCACATGTCCCGCGACGAGTCCAAGGCGCCCACGGGGGATGACTGGCCGGTGGCGCCGGTGCTCCTCGAGGACCGCTACACGGTGGCTGACGCCGTGGTGGTGGGCGACCTGCTGATCACGCTGCTGCGGAACACGGACCGCGTCCACTCCGCCAGCCTCGCGCAGCTGGTCAACGTCATAGCACCGATCATGACCGAGCCGGGCGGCCGCGCGTGGAAGCAGACCACGTTCCACCCGTTCGCGCTCACCTCGCAGCACGCCGCAGGCACGGTGCTCAACCTCGCCGTCGAGTCCCCGCGGCTGGACAGCGAAAAGACGTCTGGCTTCACCGCGTTGTCAGCGGTGGCGACCTACGACGCAGAAGCCAACGAGGCCGTGGTCTTCGCCGTGAACCGTTCAGCGACGGACGCGCTGACGCTGGATGGCGCCGTCGGAAGCTTGAACCCGGCGCGCGTGATCGAGGCCGTCACCTACACGAACAAGGACCCCTACTGGCAGGCAACCGCCGACGATTCGACGTCGGTCCTGCCGTCCGAAAACGTCAGTGTAAAGCTCGACGGCGGCCGCCTCACCACCGAGCTTCCGGCCGTGAGCTGGAGCATGATCCGCCTGGCTCTCAACTCCTAGGCAATAGCCTGCGAACCGTCCCGGAAGATCGGAAACGCCGACATTGGTGTGACGGTGGCTGCCGTGGTCGGTTCCGGTGCCTGCGTTGCAGGTGCCGGAGCCGGCTCGTCGAGCGTCACGATCTCCATTGACTCCATGTCCAGCAGCCGGCGGCTTCCTGTTTCATCCTGGAGCCAGAACAACTCGGTGCCCGCCACTGTCTTGACCACGGTGCCCCGGTGATAGAGGCGGCCGTTGTGCCACGCCTCGATGTACTGGCCCGGGTTCAGCGCGTGCGGCTCA
This genomic interval from Paenarthrobacter aurescens TC1 contains the following:
- a CDS encoding hypothetical protein (identified by Glimmer2; putative), which codes for MLVTHRINPINGGIVRLNNVVKITSLAAAGLLALTACGGATAGSTTGGSESSSSSSASASPSASASPLASTSSEGAGTSSGSYKVAAWALPISEAGDKLGSLKGESFSVDIYQVATDVASKDSMFVDKETKENLLKKGDPVVYLNYVVTNTSSADIPLSHSLVTPKAKYLDWKYLGGMPSDSSSDGYKKHGLSSTGTKLKEKAPFVLKPGESFNIAENFGYTAGKETEISATMTPQDAAGDLDHDKKDKAETTVTLK
- the abfA gene encoding alpha-L-arabinofuranosidase (identified by match to protein family HMM PF06964); this translates as MGNQENPTAKITIDPAFVVGPVRRKTFGAFVEHLGRCVYTGIFEPEHPKADEDGFRTDVLELTKELGVSTVRYPGGNFVSGYRWEDGVGPKGDRPTRLDLAWHSSDPNLVGVDEFAKWSEKAGVEPMMAVNLGTRGTQEALDLLEYSNIKGGTALSEQRKANGAVEPHNIKMWCLGNEMDGFWQIGHKKAGEYARVAAETARAMRMVNPDLELVACGSSAPTMPTFGEWERVVLNETYELVDLISAHQYFEDFGDLQEHLSAGHRMEAFIKDLVSHIDHVKSAIKSQKQVNISFDEWNVWHMSRDESKAPTGDDWPVAPVLLEDRYTVADAVVVGDLLITLLRNTDRVHSASLAQLVNVIAPIMTEPGGRAWKQTTFHPFALTSQHAAGTVLNLAVESPRLDSEKTSGFTALSAVATYDAEANEAVVFAVNRSATDALTLDGAVGSLNPARVIEAVTYTNKDPYWQATADDSTSVLPSENVSVKLDGGRLTTELPAVSWSMIRLALNS
- the pstA gene encoding phosphate ABC transporter, permease protein PstA (identified by match to protein family HMM PF00528; match to protein family HMM TIGR00974) translates to MSATVVRKRSALTKGQLPKFAPYIVLAVALIVGAAILALIGFNAFGWGIVSAILFAVGLVSWSGAVEGARKAKDKLATCLVVGAFLVALLPLISVIVTVLVNGIPGLITPGFLGTSMNGVTGAFDNKAVEEGAPVLGGIYHALLGTIQITLLATVISVPVGLLTAIYLVEYGNDRPLARAITFFVDVMTGIPSIVAGLFAAAFFFAIVGPGTKTGAVAAVALSVLMIPVVVRSSEEMLKIVPNELREASYALGVRKWRTITKVVIPTAISGIASGVTLAIARVIGETAPILVTAGFATTINNNVFGGWMASLPTFIYTQILNPTSPSNPAPSDQRAWGAALVLIILVMLLNLGARLIARLFAPKTGR
- the pstS gene encoding phosphate ABC transporter, phosphate-binding protein (identified by match to protein family HMM PF01547; match to protein family HMM TIGR00975), producing the protein MKATHFGRNAAIAVIAAGALALTACGSDNATGTTGGTQSAASGPKVTGTLTGIGASSTGAAMDAWKAGFSAANSGATVQYSPDGSGAGRKAIIDGSAQFAGSDAYLKDEELESSKAKCGPEGAINIPVYISPIAVAFNVPGVTDLKLDAVTVAKIFRGEIANWNDPAIAALNEGVTLPDLKVTPVNRSDDSGTTTNFTDYLAAAAPEVWTDKAAGIWPATLPGENAKGTSGVVKVVTDTPGAVTYADDSAVSGKLGTASIKVGDEFVKISAEAAAKAVEAGKPVDGRAANDVAIKLDRKTTASGAYPVVLVSYHVVCTTYETKEVADLVKGFETYVVSDEGQKTAADAAKSAPLSKTLQDKAKAAIETIKAKA
- the pstC gene encoding phosphate ABC transporter, permease protein PstC (identified by match to protein family HMM PF00528; match to protein family HMM TIGR02138); this encodes MAAGCLILAVLFGVALFLVVQAIPALTAPAEDIQGGNGFFAYIAPIVVGTLIAAVIALVIATPVAIGVALFISHYAPRRLASGLGYVVDLLAAIPSVVYGAWGAAFLAKEISPAYDWLATYLGWIPIFEGPASATGKTILTAGIVLSVMVLPIITSLSREIFLQTPKLHEEAALALGATRWEMIKMAVLPFGRPGIISAIMLGLGRALGETMAVALVLSSGVLTASLIQSGNQTIAAEIALNFPEASGIKVNTLIAAGLVLFVITLGVNMIARWIITRHKEFSGAN
- a CDS encoding hypothetical protein (identified by Glimmer2; putative), with translation MSEQPGSRAYGGANRHHKPKPFAPIDFEPFAGGADPARVSEAAHLAAQALVRRGRDSDDPKVTRRLVKLADEQGLEAIAEMWAESPARSLPGALWRLYALRAATIQNPEKISVYFRAGRDTAQVSNVVAGAAEPPGADEMKTMADAILSGAFDGEFDVALERSAAFCRVVALGQATLADGAEHSNEGHASKLTRNSHQLVKTAEDLEHAANAWRLGELD
- a CDS encoding hypothetical protein (identified by Glimmer2; putative); amino-acid sequence: MTIANRDLFQALKTQASLAQAFGTLPGSQDEPHALNPGQYIEAWHNGRLYHRGTVVKTVAGTELFWLQDETGSRRLLDMESMEIVTLDEPAPAPATQAPEPTTAATVTPMSAFPIFRDGSQAIA
- the pstB gene encoding phosphate ABC transporter, ATP-binding protein (identified by match to protein family HMM PF00005; match to protein family HMM TIGR00972); this encodes MSKRIDVKDLNVYYGNFLAVEDVNINIQAKSVTAFIGPSGCGKSTFLRTLNRMHEVLPGARVEGEVLLDGDNLYGPGVDPVTVRTQVGMVFQRPNPFPTMSIRDNVLAGVKLNNKKISKGAADALVEKSLVGANLWNEVKDRLDKPGSGLSGGQQQRLCIARAIAVEPQVILMDEPCSALDPISTLAVEDLINELKDQYTVVIVTHNMQQAARVSDKTAFFNIAGTGKPGKLIEFADTTSIFNNPGQKATEDYVSGRFG
- a CDS encoding putative phosphate transporter (identified by match to protein family HMM PF01384): MTIAFLVLVVALASGFAFLNGFRDVSNAVALSTRTRALTPSIAVLLAAIFNFVGAMLSGTFILAFTQSWITLPEGTSGLTMLASALTAAILWGVYAWWRGIPLSSTNSLIGGLIGAGAASVLVGGNAVGGMDNVLLTQVALPLVLSPVIAFVAAYLLVWPVTWAARYTQPNVVNRRFRRAQAISTAAVAFGHGLQDGQRTAAVMVLAMVAAGLSSGSDVPLWILLVTAIMLTAGTMFGGWRISHTLGHKLIRVDPLRGFVAQTLTSVMLFIGAIGFHLPLSTTHTLTAAVLGSGVNQRFHTVNRRLVRRVLLFWVATPLITAAAAFILELAFSPLADL